A single window of Methylomarinum sp. Ch1-1 DNA harbors:
- a CDS encoding c-type cytochrome: MRSTMTISLSALAIALIAGCSRDYDPAPEASGEQIYQAACIECHPADEKGIIFHIDSKNANPTYIAHKVKTGSLMMPKFPNIKAEDLKKLSAYALEHSASK, from the coding sequence ATGCGCAGCACAATGACGATATCCTTATCCGCGTTAGCCATCGCCTTGATCGCAGGCTGTTCGCGCGACTATGATCCAGCCCCCGAAGCCAGCGGCGAACAAATTTATCAGGCCGCCTGCATAGAATGCCATCCAGCCGATGAAAAAGGCATCATATTCCATATCGACAGCAAAAACGCCAATCCTACCTATATTGCCCATAAGGTCAAAACCGGATCATTGATGATGCCCAAGTTTCCGAACATCAAAGCGGAAGATTTAAAAAAGCTCAGCGCCTATGCTCTCGAGCACAGCGCAAGCAAATAA
- a CDS encoding dihydroorotase produces the protein MSKIAIRNGRIIDPANQRDRIGSLYIADGKILSLSDEVADFTPDQIIDAQNQIVSPGFIDLSVRLREPGHTRKGNIQSETRAAAAAGVTSLCLPPDTKPVIDTPAVAEYIKDKAEKAGYEQIYPIGALTQRLAGAELSSMFALKQAGCIAVSNADIPLANLQILRRAMEYADSHDLLLIYHANEPSLHAGGCAHDGAVASRYGLPGIPSAAETVAVAQCLELAKLTGCRVHFSRLSCKGSVIKIQQAKKYGLNVSADVAVHQLHLTEDDMTPFDSAYHVDPPLRTQSDLQFLREGLANGTLDAICSDHQPHDIDAKLGAFPETEAGASTLETLLPLTLQLSRQNAIDLSQAIAALTLKPANILGLPLGALTPGLQADICIFDPNETWRVQQENWRSAGRNTPYWNKPQQGKVTYTIQAGRIIYPN, from the coding sequence ATGAGCAAAATCGCAATCCGCAACGGCCGCATCATCGATCCGGCCAATCAACGGGACCGCATCGGCTCGCTATACATCGCCGACGGCAAAATCCTCTCGCTAAGCGATGAAGTCGCGGACTTTACCCCCGACCAGATCATCGATGCGCAAAACCAAATCGTCAGCCCCGGCTTCATCGACTTGAGCGTGCGTTTGCGCGAACCCGGCCACACCCGCAAGGGCAACATCCAGTCGGAAACCCGCGCCGCGGCGGCGGCCGGCGTGACTTCGCTATGCCTGCCCCCGGACACCAAGCCGGTCATCGACACGCCTGCAGTCGCCGAATATATCAAGGACAAGGCGGAAAAAGCCGGTTATGAACAGATTTATCCGATCGGCGCCCTGACCCAACGTTTAGCGGGCGCCGAACTCAGTTCGATGTTTGCACTGAAACAGGCGGGCTGTATTGCAGTCAGCAACGCCGATATTCCGCTCGCCAACCTGCAGATTCTGCGCCGAGCGATGGAATATGCCGACAGCCACGACCTATTGTTGATTTACCACGCCAACGAACCTTCATTGCATGCCGGCGGCTGCGCCCATGATGGCGCGGTCGCTAGTCGCTATGGCCTGCCAGGCATTCCGTCCGCAGCGGAAACGGTGGCCGTCGCACAATGCCTGGAACTGGCGAAACTGACCGGTTGCCGAGTCCATTTTAGCCGTCTCAGCTGCAAAGGCTCAGTCATCAAGATACAACAAGCCAAAAAATATGGTCTGAACGTCAGCGCCGATGTCGCCGTCCACCAACTGCACCTAACCGAAGATGACATGACCCCTTTCGACAGCGCCTATCATGTCGACCCGCCATTACGCACCCAGAGCGACTTGCAGTTTTTACGCGAGGGTTTGGCCAACGGCACCCTGGACGCGATTTGTTCGGATCACCAGCCGCATGATATCGACGCCAAACTTGGCGCCTTTCCGGAAACGGAAGCCGGCGCTTCGACACTGGAAACGCTATTGCCGCTGACTCTGCAACTCAGCCGGCAAAACGCCATCGATTTGTCGCAGGCGATTGCCGCGTTGACACTAAAACCCGCCAACATACTGGGACTGCCATTAGGCGCATTAACCCCTGGCTTGCAAGCGGACATATGCATCTTCGATCCGAACGAAACATGGCGGGTTCAGCAAGAAAACTGGCGTAGCGCCGGACGCAACACCCCTTACTGGAACAAGCCGCAGCAAGGCAAGGTCACTTATACGATACAGGCCGGCAGAATTATCTACCCAAATTGA
- a CDS encoding aspartate carbamoyltransferase catalytic subunit: MSANLQLNDEGKLKHFLTIDGFSREMLNEILDTATSFAGMSEHQVKKVPLLRGKTIVNLFFENSTRTRTTFELAATRLSADVLNINIATSATSKGESLLDTIRNLEAMHVDMFVVRHGISGAAQFIAENCAPHISVINAGDGQHAHPTQAMLDMFTIRQHKQDFSRLKVAIIGDILHSRVARSQIQALNTLGAEEVRVIAPKTLLPAHIEKLGVTPFHDMKAGLADIDVIIMLRLQKERMNSSLLPSESEYFKCFGLTEDKVRLAKPDAIVMHPGPINRGVEIESSVADGAQSVILEQVSNGIAVRMAVMSMAMQSTGGGA; encoded by the coding sequence ATGAGCGCCAATCTGCAATTGAATGATGAAGGTAAATTGAAGCACTTCTTGACCATCGACGGTTTCAGCCGGGAAATGCTCAATGAAATCCTCGATACCGCCACCTCGTTTGCCGGCATGTCCGAGCATCAGGTCAAAAAGGTGCCGTTATTGCGCGGTAAAACCATCGTCAATCTGTTTTTTGAAAACAGCACTCGCACCCGCACTACCTTTGAACTGGCCGCGACCCGTTTATCCGCCGACGTGCTGAATATCAATATCGCCACCTCGGCGACCTCGAAAGGGGAAAGTCTGCTCGATACGATACGAAACCTGGAGGCGATGCATGTCGACATGTTTGTGGTCAGGCATGGTATCAGCGGCGCCGCGCAATTTATCGCCGAAAACTGCGCGCCGCATATCAGCGTCATCAATGCCGGAGACGGTCAACACGCCCACCCCACCCAGGCGATGCTGGACATGTTCACGATACGTCAGCATAAACAGGATTTCAGCCGACTGAAAGTCGCAATTATCGGCGATATCCTGCATTCACGGGTGGCCCGCTCGCAAATTCAGGCCTTGAACACGCTGGGCGCCGAAGAAGTCCGGGTTATTGCCCCGAAAACGTTGTTGCCTGCCCATATCGAAAAACTCGGCGTCACCCCTTTTCACGACATGAAAGCGGGCTTAGCCGATATCGACGTAATCATCATGCTGCGCCTGCAGAAAGAACGCATGAACTCCTCTCTACTCCCCAGCGAAAGCGAATATTTCAAATGTTTCGGCCTGACCGAGGATAAGGTCAGACTGGCCAAGCCGGACGCCATCGTCATGCATCCCGGCCCGATCAATCGGGGCGTCGAAATTGAATCCAGCGTCGCCGACGGCGCGCAATCGGTCATCCTGGAACAAGTCAGCAATGGCATTGCAGTGCGTATGGCGGTCATGTCGATGGCCATGCAGAGCACAGGAGGCGGCGCATGA
- the pyrR gene encoding bifunctional pyr operon transcriptional regulator/uracil phosphoribosyltransferase PyrR, giving the protein MTLTTQDIPSLLDTLESKLRQQIASRNLHNPLMIGIHSGGAWIAEHMHKRLNIEEPLGLIDISFYRDDFSQIGMHPKIKPSQLPAHLEGRDIILIDDVFYTGRTVRAALNEIFDYGRPNQVLLAVLIERDGRQIPLRPDCCACNIQMQPGQRIKLTGPEPLSIHIQSFDHAA; this is encoded by the coding sequence ATGACATTAACGACACAAGACATTCCTAGCTTACTCGATACATTGGAAAGCAAACTCAGACAGCAAATCGCCTCCAGAAACCTGCATAACCCCTTGATGATAGGCATACATAGCGGCGGCGCCTGGATTGCCGAGCACATGCACAAACGCCTGAACATAGAGGAGCCATTGGGTCTGATCGATATTTCCTTTTATCGCGACGATTTTTCCCAAATCGGCATGCACCCCAAAATCAAACCCAGCCAATTACCCGCACACCTGGAAGGTCGTGACATCATCCTGATCGATGATGTATTCTATACCGGCCGGACCGTACGCGCTGCGCTGAATGAAATTTTCGATTACGGACGCCCCAACCAAGTGCTGCTGGCGGTGTTGATCGAAAGAGACGGACGCCAGATCCCTTTGCGTCCGGATTGCTGCGCCTGCAATATCCAGATGCAGCCGGGCCAGCGCATCAAATTAACCGGCCCCGAACCGCTGAGCATCCATATACAATCCTTTGATCACGCCGCCTGA
- the ruvX gene encoding Holliday junction resolvase RuvX: MPNKDPLASKISSDTYLGFDFGNKKIGVAIGQTTTGTASPLQTIRSINQRPDWDAIGKLIAEWQPAGLVVGISKQSDGSDNIITPRMRKFCRQLEGRFQLPVYQIDEALSTFEAKQLLFDELGVRAGKLWEVQDQLAAQLILQSWLNNHSSL; this comes from the coding sequence ATGCCTAATAAAGATCCGTTGGCCAGTAAAATCAGCAGCGACACCTACCTGGGTTTCGACTTCGGCAATAAAAAAATCGGCGTCGCCATCGGCCAAACCACCACTGGCACGGCCAGTCCCTTGCAAACGATCCGTTCGATCAATCAGCGCCCCGACTGGGACGCCATCGGCAAACTGATCGCCGAATGGCAACCGGCCGGCCTGGTGGTTGGAATTTCCAAGCAGTCGGACGGCTCCGACAACATCATCACACCGAGAATGCGGAAATTTTGTCGACAGCTGGAAGGGCGCTTCCAGCTGCCTGTCTATCAGATCGACGAAGCCTTATCGACCTTCGAGGCGAAACAGCTATTATTTGATGAGCTTGGGGTCCGTGCTGGTAAACTATGGGAAGTACAAGATCAATTGGCCGCCCAGTTAATACTGCAAAGCTGGCTTAACAACCATTCATCATTATGA
- a CDS encoding YqgE/AlgH family protein, with protein sequence MTTANYLNNQFLIAMPNLTDPSFSHTVTYLCQHNEEGALGIVINRSAGLTLSDIFEQMKINSSDEQINETPILIGGPVQQDRGFVLHSYRDQSWDSTVATSDTTALTSSRDILEAIAAGEGPDHFLIALGYAGWGSGQLEKEIIDNAWLNTPCGENILYDMPINQRWNAAASQLGVDINKLTAPAGHA encoded by the coding sequence ATGACTACAGCTAATTACTTGAACAATCAGTTTCTGATCGCCATGCCCAACCTAACCGACCCCAGCTTTAGTCATACCGTGACCTATTTGTGTCAACACAATGAGGAAGGCGCCTTAGGCATCGTCATCAATCGCTCAGCAGGACTGACTCTCAGCGATATTTTCGAACAAATGAAGATCAACTCCAGCGATGAACAGATCAATGAGACGCCGATTTTAATCGGCGGCCCGGTGCAGCAAGACCGCGGTTTTGTTCTCCACAGCTACCGCGACCAGAGCTGGGATTCGACGGTCGCCACCTCCGACACCACCGCCTTAACCAGTTCGCGCGACATCCTCGAAGCGATTGCCGCCGGCGAAGGCCCGGACCATTTCCTAATCGCGTTAGGATATGCCGGTTGGGGCAGCGGTCAGTTGGAAAAAGAAATCATCGACAACGCCTGGCTGAACACGCCCTGCGGAGAAAATATTTTATATGACATGCCGATCAATCAGCGCTGGAATGCGGCCGCCAGCCAACTGGGCGTCGACATCAACAAGCTGACCGCCCCAGCCGGACATGCCTAA
- a CDS encoding energy transducer TonB, translating into MTSSFSYNPPPISHSDSLLTALFIAAVVHAIILMGLNFSIPEPEKVGKSIEITLSNTPAKKAPKKAEYLAQDNQIGAGKENKKPEAPKQKLPSHNSGKRRQPAPRKSASKAAKASKKVTVKQAVEKIETANKPVIPAQASQPKPQLTAASLQKQIAQLGEQIRQSQSSAEQNKIKFVNSVSTHKYIAAQYMKDWENKVERTGNLNYPEVARKKGFSGTLTMDVGINADGSIYSIRITKSSGNQALDDAAKRIVQMSAPFAALPAELLQELDVLVITRVWKFSDESGMTTR; encoded by the coding sequence ATGACGTCTTCATTTTCCTACAATCCCCCTCCGATATCGCATAGCGATTCATTGCTGACGGCGCTGTTCATCGCCGCCGTCGTCCACGCCATCATCCTGATGGGGCTTAATTTCAGCATTCCAGAACCGGAAAAAGTGGGCAAGTCGATCGAGATCACTCTGTCCAACACGCCGGCAAAAAAAGCGCCGAAAAAGGCCGAATACCTGGCTCAGGACAATCAAATCGGCGCAGGCAAGGAAAACAAAAAACCGGAGGCTCCCAAGCAAAAACTGCCCAGCCACAACAGCGGCAAGCGTCGGCAACCGGCGCCACGGAAAAGCGCGAGCAAAGCGGCGAAGGCCTCCAAGAAGGTAACCGTGAAACAGGCCGTGGAAAAAATCGAAACGGCTAACAAGCCGGTTATCCCGGCCCAGGCCAGCCAACCAAAACCGCAACTGACCGCCGCATCGTTGCAAAAGCAGATTGCCCAGCTAGGCGAACAGATTCGGCAAAGCCAGAGCAGCGCCGAACAAAACAAAATCAAATTTGTTAATTCCGTCAGCACCCATAAATATATCGCCGCTCAATACATGAAAGACTGGGAAAATAAGGTTGAACGCACCGGCAACCTAAATTATCCTGAAGTCGCGCGTAAAAAAGGCTTTTCCGGCACCTTGACGATGGACGTCGGCATCAACGCCGACGGCAGCATATACAGCATACGGATCACCAAGTCCTCAGGCAATCAAGCCCTGGATGACGCCGCCAAACGCATCGTACAGATGAGTGCGCCGTTTGCCGCGCTGCCGGCTGAATTGCTGCAGGAACTGGATGTCTTGGTCATCACCCGAGTATGGAAATTTTCTGACGAATCAGGCATGACAACCCGGTAA
- the gshB gene encoding glutathione synthase — protein MRIKLGMVMDPIDRINIKKDTSFAMLLEAQSRNWELHYMELNDLFLHDGRVYARTRTLRVQRDPKRWFEFIDEQEMALSDLDVIIMRKDPPFDQEYIYVTYLLEQAEKAGSLVINKPQSLRDANEKLFTAWFPQCCAPTLVAREPQRIRSFLQQHREIILKPLDGMGGASIFHIRENDPNLSVILETMTQHASRFIMAQRYLPEIKDGDKRILLIDGEPVPYSLARIPASGETRGNLAAGGRAEGRELTERDWWIARQVGPTLKEKGLAFVGIDVIGAYLTEINVTSPTCVQELDRQFGLNISAQLMDYIENRLS, from the coding sequence ATGCGCATAAAGTTAGGTATGGTGATGGACCCCATCGACCGGATCAATATTAAAAAAGACACCAGTTTCGCGATGCTGCTGGAAGCCCAGAGTAGAAATTGGGAGCTTCATTATATGGAGCTGAACGACCTTTTCTTGCATGACGGCCGGGTTTACGCCAGAACCCGGACTCTGCGGGTACAGCGAGACCCAAAGCGATGGTTCGAATTCATCGACGAACAGGAAATGGCGCTATCTGATCTCGATGTCATCATCATGCGCAAGGACCCACCGTTTGACCAAGAATACATCTATGTCACTTACCTGCTGGAACAAGCGGAGAAAGCCGGCAGCCTGGTCATTAACAAGCCACAATCGCTAAGAGACGCCAACGAAAAACTGTTTACCGCATGGTTTCCGCAATGCTGCGCTCCTACCCTGGTCGCCAGGGAACCGCAGCGCATACGTTCATTTCTGCAACAACACCGGGAAATCATTCTGAAGCCCTTGGACGGCATGGGCGGCGCCTCCATTTTCCATATCCGAGAAAACGACCCTAACCTTAGCGTGATTCTGGAAACGATGACCCAACACGCCAGCCGCTTCATCATGGCTCAGCGTTACCTACCCGAAATCAAGGACGGCGACAAACGTATTTTGCTGATCGACGGCGAACCGGTGCCTTATAGCCTGGCCCGTATTCCGGCTAGCGGTGAAACCCGTGGCAACCTCGCCGCCGGAGGCAGGGCGGAAGGCCGGGAGCTGACTGAACGCGACTGGTGGATAGCTCGTCAGGTTGGCCCAACCCTAAAGGAAAAAGGCTTGGCTTTCGTTGGTATCGACGTGATCGGTGCTTACCTGACCGAGATCAATGTCACCAGCCCCACCTGCGTCCAGGAACTGGATCGACAATTCGGACTCAATATTAGCGCCCAATTGATGGATTATATTGAAAACAGATTATCATGA
- the rpmB gene encoding 50S ribosomal protein L28, producing MSRVCQVTGKRPVTGNNVSHAQNKTKRRFSPNLHQHRFWVESENRWVRLRVSAKGMRIIDKKGIDEVLADIRKRGENI from the coding sequence ATGTCCAGAGTATGTCAAGTAACGGGTAAGCGCCCTGTTACCGGAAATAACGTATCACACGCACAAAACAAAACCAAAAGACGTTTTAGTCCGAACCTCCATCAGCACAGATTCTGGGTTGAAAGCGAAAATCGCTGGGTTCGTCTGAGAGTTTCCGCCAAAGGGATGCGTATCATCGATAAGAAAGGTATCGATGAGGTCTTGGCCGATATTCGTAAACGTGGCGAAAATATTTAA
- the rpmG gene encoding 50S ribosomal protein L33: MRDKIKLVSSEGTGHFYTTTKNKRTMPEKMEIKKFDPVVRKHVMYKEAKIK; this comes from the coding sequence ATGCGCGATAAAATTAAATTAGTTTCCAGCGAAGGAACTGGTCATTTTTATACTACGACAAAAAATAAAAGAACCATGCCCGAGAAAATGGAGATCAAAAAGTTTGATCCCGTTGTTCGTAAGCATGTGATGTATAAAGAAGCCAAAATCAAGTAA
- a CDS encoding cyclic nucleotide-binding domain-containing protein, translating to MTIDPRSKEASAIRQLIPLKRIPQDCFDDLCAQIAVAELKAGSFLFKQGDDGNDLFYLLDGRISLQTEEFKVETISSGSEASKFALAHQIPRKIDALAETDIRFLRLNADMINQEHNTPYQEEKNYMVVDDLEDNDDWMTTLLKSPIFRALPPANLQRIIIGLEEVCYEQGESIITQGEPGDYYYLIKSGQCLITRKPTPTAKDIKLGQLKSQETFGEDALLSGEPRNVTVRALTNVVLLRLNKENFINLIKKPTLQFIDYPQAQTEISQGATLLDVRPPDEYQKNHLEHSINAPFFSLRMTLKTLNKKQPIIVVCENGKTSEAAAFLLLRNRIKAFVLQGGMEKVPDQPVDKPATFAVDEHDDETPLSVDEAAKTAAEQPGLNSEPDSEQLKQTIAQLEVKCQTLRQERDELARKYKQLFKQSEKMKAFLDSLRNGNNQ from the coding sequence ATGACTATTGACCCCCGTTCTAAAGAAGCTAGCGCGATTCGACAATTGATTCCGCTAAAAAGAATCCCTCAGGATTGCTTTGATGACCTCTGCGCACAGATTGCTGTCGCCGAGCTTAAAGCCGGCAGCTTCTTATTCAAACAAGGCGATGACGGAAACGATTTGTTTTATTTGCTAGATGGCCGTATCAGCTTGCAAACCGAAGAGTTCAAGGTGGAAACGATTAGCTCAGGCAGCGAGGCGTCGAAATTCGCGCTAGCCCATCAAATTCCAAGAAAAATCGACGCTCTAGCCGAAACAGACATTCGTTTTTTACGCCTTAATGCTGATATGATTAATCAAGAACATAATACGCCTTACCAAGAGGAAAAAAATTATATGGTCGTTGACGATCTTGAAGATAACGATGACTGGATGACAACGCTGCTAAAATCCCCTATTTTCAGAGCATTACCGCCCGCCAACTTGCAGCGCATTATCATCGGGCTTGAAGAAGTCTGTTATGAACAAGGCGAAAGCATAATCACCCAAGGGGAACCGGGTGATTATTATTATCTAATCAAAAGTGGTCAATGCCTGATCACACGCAAACCTACACCGACCGCCAAGGACATCAAGCTGGGGCAACTGAAAAGCCAGGAAACCTTTGGCGAGGATGCCTTATTATCCGGCGAACCACGCAATGTGACCGTCCGAGCCCTGACCAATGTGGTGTTATTGCGGCTCAACAAAGAAAATTTCATTAACCTGATCAAGAAGCCGACCCTACAATTCATCGATTATCCACAAGCCCAGACTGAAATAAGTCAGGGCGCCACGCTGCTGGATGTCAGGCCGCCTGACGAATATCAAAAAAATCATTTGGAACACAGCATCAATGCGCCATTTTTTTCCCTGCGCATGACCTTGAAAACACTGAACAAAAAGCAGCCAATCATCGTCGTCTGTGAAAACGGCAAAACCAGTGAGGCCGCCGCCTTCCTGCTGTTAAGAAACCGCATCAAGGCCTTTGTTCTGCAAGGTGGCATGGAGAAGGTTCCCGACCAGCCGGTTGATAAGCCAGCCACCTTCGCCGTGGACGAGCATGACGATGAAACGCCTTTAAGCGTCGATGAAGCGGCTAAAACAGCGGCCGAACAACCGGGACTCAATTCAGAACCCGATAGCGAACAACTGAAACAGACTATCGCGCAACTGGAAGTAAAATGCCAAACACTGAGGCAAGAAAGGGACGAGCTCGCCAGAAAATATAAGCAGCTATTCAAGCAATCTGAAAAAATGAAAGCCTTTCTGGACTCACTGAGAAACGGCAACAACCAATGA